In Calothrix sp. PCC 7507, one DNA window encodes the following:
- a CDS encoding flippase → MSDNQNDYSVMLGKFKLQKFFNLKPNSELRAIIANTSWLFGDRILRMGVALIIGVWVARYLGVSQYGLFNYAIAFVALFNPLANLGLDSVVVRDLVRKPQDEKQILGTVFWLKFLGGIGALLLTVSCVFLFHHQQDQTILLVAILATGGIFQAFDTIDLWFQSQVQSKYTVVVKNIAFVIIALSKVFLIYIKAPLIAFVIISVAEIGLGALSLYLIYTFKSKSNFLGNWSFSIAKNMLQESWPLIFSSFAILIYMKIDQIMLGEMLGNNAVGIYSAATRVSEMFYFIPMAISSSVSPAIFAAKKTSEELYYQRIKQLIRLMILVAVMISLPMTFLSGTVINILFGNNYVDAGAILSIHIWASLFVFVGVAISPWFIAEGLTHLSMYRTVIGAVSNILLNLWLIPKYAGLGAAIATLISYACSDFFSNAIYPKTRKIFLIQIQSLIYFWQLKTIK, encoded by the coding sequence ATGTCAGATAACCAAAACGACTATAGTGTGATGCTAGGTAAATTCAAACTGCAAAAGTTCTTCAACCTCAAGCCCAACTCTGAACTACGTGCCATTATTGCCAATACTAGTTGGCTATTTGGCGATCGTATTCTTCGCATGGGTGTTGCTCTGATTATCGGAGTCTGGGTCGCACGCTACTTGGGAGTAAGTCAATATGGTCTTTTTAACTATGCTATTGCCTTTGTTGCCCTATTTAATCCACTTGCCAACTTAGGATTAGATAGCGTAGTCGTGCGCGATCTAGTACGTAAACCACAAGACGAAAAGCAAATCTTGGGAACAGTCTTCTGGTTAAAATTTCTAGGTGGTATTGGAGCCTTATTATTAACAGTTAGCTGTGTTTTTCTATTCCATCATCAACAAGACCAGACTATCTTACTCGTAGCAATTTTAGCCACAGGAGGTATTTTTCAGGCTTTTGATACCATCGACCTCTGGTTTCAATCACAGGTACAATCAAAGTACACTGTTGTTGTAAAAAACATAGCTTTTGTAATTATTGCTTTGAGTAAAGTTTTTCTGATTTATATCAAAGCACCATTAATAGCTTTTGTGATTATCAGTGTTGCAGAAATTGGGTTAGGTGCTTTAAGTTTGTATTTAATCTATACATTCAAAAGTAAATCAAATTTTTTAGGGAATTGGAGTTTTTCAATTGCCAAGAATATGCTCCAGGAAAGTTGGCCTTTGATTTTTTCTAGCTTTGCTATCTTGATTTATATGAAAATAGATCAGATTATGCTAGGCGAAATGTTGGGCAATAATGCAGTGGGTATTTATTCCGCAGCAACTCGTGTTTCTGAGATGTTTTATTTTATCCCTATGGCAATTTCTTCTTCTGTTTCACCGGCGATTTTCGCAGCTAAAAAAACTAGTGAAGAACTTTACTACCAGCGCATTAAACAATTAATTCGCTTGATGATTTTGGTTGCAGTCATGATTTCCCTACCCATGACTTTTTTATCGGGAACAGTCATTAATATACTTTTTGGTAATAACTACGTAGATGCAGGAGCTATTTTATCAATTCATATCTGGGCTTCTTTGTTTGTATTTGTAGGGGTAGCCATATCACCTTGGTTTATTGCTGAAGGATTAACTCACCTCTCTATGTATAGAACAGTGATTGGTGCAGTTAGCAACATTTTATTAAATCTCTGGCTAATTCCTAAATATGCTGGATTAGGTGCAGCGATCGCCACCCTAATTTCCTATGCATGTTCTGACTTTTTTAGTAATGCCATTTATCCAAAAACCCGTAAAATATTTCTCATTCAAATACAATCACTTATATATTTTTGGCAATTAAAAACCATCAAGTAA
- a CDS encoding polysaccharide biosynthesis tyrosine autokinase — translation MESIPKFEEIDFQKYLLILQRRWIPAAGVFGVVVTLAFLYAVSLKPAYKAEGSLLIKTNRSASLTGLGEGIGQVDSLVNTNSPSDTQAKIVVSVPVIQETIRVLKLKNERGKFIQTQDLSHKLKVESSKGTDILQISYTDKDPTLAAKVVNKVMDAYIRNNIEANRAEAVSARKFISQQLPATEISVRGAELALRKFKEENKIIALQEEASTAVQVISRLEEQINQTQAKLVEVGARTKKLQKQANVNSQQAVTLASLSQIPGVQQVLTQRQEAQSQLAIELIRLRPNHPTIINLKEKIAVLNLLLKGRIEEGVGSTKTVIKGNLQIGELRQGLIADFARSEVERAGLEGEITTLSNKLSVYKKRANGLPKFEQTQRQLERKLKAAQTTYEALLTKLQEVQVAENQNIGNARIISPALIPDAPAASQKNLIVLGGGIFGAMLGLIAALTLDMIDRSVKTVKEARELLQYTLLGVIPLVGRNTKNSSLLPGGEQPFAIPRLIGRDIPHYPIGNAYQMLQANLKFLGSDEELKAIAVTSSVAKEGKSEVAANLAVAIAQLGRRVLLVDADMRHPVQHHIWGMTNAVGLSNVIVDQVPLNKAVQEFIPNLYVLTSGVIPPNSIALLGSKRMDSLVKIFAKEYDFVIFDTPPLTGIPDAAVLGKMTDGILLVVRPGIVDSASASAAKEFLDQSGQQVLGMVINGVNVKLEPDSYFYYSKESIEQDAPSPKSVLIKEAAAKVMDDRYF, via the coding sequence ATGGAATCCATACCAAAGTTTGAAGAGATAGATTTTCAAAAATATTTACTAATTTTGCAACGACGCTGGATACCTGCCGCCGGAGTTTTTGGTGTAGTTGTTACGCTAGCATTCTTGTATGCAGTTTCCTTGAAACCAGCTTACAAGGCAGAAGGAAGCTTGTTGATTAAAACTAATCGTAGTGCCTCACTCACAGGGTTAGGAGAAGGCATAGGACAGGTTGATTCTTTAGTGAACACAAACAGTCCATCAGATACTCAGGCCAAGATAGTTGTATCAGTTCCAGTGATTCAGGAAACAATTAGAGTACTGAAGTTGAAAAATGAACGAGGCAAGTTTATTCAAACTCAAGACTTATCCCACAAATTAAAGGTAGAGAGTTCTAAAGGAACTGATATCTTACAAATTTCGTATACTGATAAAGATCCAACTCTAGCAGCGAAAGTTGTTAACAAAGTGATGGATGCTTATATCCGGAATAATATCGAGGCGAATCGCGCAGAGGCAGTTTCAGCTCGAAAATTTATTTCACAACAACTCCCTGCAACAGAAATAAGTGTCAGAGGGGCAGAATTAGCTCTGCGAAAATTTAAAGAAGAAAATAAAATAATTGCCCTTCAAGAAGAAGCCTCTACAGCAGTGCAGGTAATTTCGCGTTTAGAAGAACAAATAAATCAAACCCAAGCGAAGTTAGTTGAAGTTGGTGCAAGAACAAAAAAGTTGCAAAAACAAGCAAATGTGAATTCACAACAAGCTGTAACTTTAGCCTCCTTGAGTCAAATACCTGGTGTACAGCAAGTTCTGACTCAACGCCAAGAAGCGCAAAGTCAGCTAGCAATTGAACTAATTCGTTTGCGGCCAAACCATCCGACAATCATTAACCTAAAAGAAAAAATTGCTGTTCTTAATCTCTTACTCAAAGGGCGGATAGAGGAAGGAGTTGGTAGTACTAAAACAGTTATTAAAGGTAATTTACAGATTGGTGAACTACGACAAGGTTTGATCGCAGATTTTGCTCGCTCCGAAGTAGAACGTGCTGGTTTAGAGGGAGAAATAACTACACTGTCTAATAAATTGTCTGTTTACAAAAAACGGGCAAATGGTTTACCCAAATTTGAGCAGACTCAGCGGCAGCTTGAGCGTAAGCTAAAAGCGGCTCAAACGACCTATGAAGCACTCTTAACCAAGCTGCAAGAAGTGCAAGTAGCAGAAAACCAAAATATTGGGAATGCGCGGATTATCTCTCCTGCATTAATTCCTGATGCACCAGCAGCTTCTCAAAAAAACTTGATTGTTCTGGGTGGAGGTATTTTTGGTGCCATGCTTGGTTTAATTGCTGCCTTAACGTTAGATATGATTGACCGCTCAGTTAAGACAGTTAAAGAAGCCAGAGAATTGCTGCAATATACATTACTGGGCGTGATTCCTTTAGTGGGCAGAAATACTAAAAATAGTTCTTTGCTACCGGGAGGAGAACAACCGTTTGCTATACCCAGATTGATTGGTAGGGACATCCCCCACTACCCGATTGGGAATGCCTATCAAATGCTGCAAGCCAACTTGAAGTTCTTGGGTTCGGATGAGGAGCTAAAAGCGATCGCAGTTACTAGTTCCGTGGCTAAAGAAGGCAAATCTGAGGTAGCGGCTAATCTGGCTGTAGCGATCGCTCAGTTAGGGCGTCGGGTGTTGCTAGTAGACGCAGATATGCGGCATCCAGTCCAGCATCATATCTGGGGAATGACAAATGCAGTTGGTCTATCGAATGTGATCGTTGACCAAGTTCCGCTGAATAAAGCAGTGCAGGAATTCATCCCTAACCTATATGTCTTGACTTCAGGGGTGATACCTCCCAACTCAATAGCTTTGTTGGGATCAAAACGGATGGACTCATTGGTGAAAATCTTTGCGAAAGAATACGATTTTGTGATTTTTGATACTCCTCCCCTGACGGGGATACCTGATGCAGCGGTTTTAGGAAAAATGACTGATGGTATTTTACTAGTAGTTCGTCCGGGAATTGTTGATTCAGCAAGTGCTAGCGCTGCTAAAGAGTTTCTTGACCAGTCAGGGCAACAAGTCTTGGGTATGGTGATTAATGGTGTGAATGTCAAACTTGAACCTGATAGCTATTTTTACTATTCCAAGGAATCGATCGAGCAAGATGCGCCATCACCAAAATCCGTATTGATCAAAGAAGCTGCTGCAAAAGTGATGGACGATCGCTATTTCTAA
- a CDS encoding aspartate ammonia-lyase: MTQPTDSQFRIERDSMGDRQIPGSAYYGIQTLRAIENFPISGIKPLPTYVDACLLIKKATAIVNGELGCIPQDISQAIVKAAEEILAGNFRDQFVVDVYQAGAGTSHHMNVNEVLANRALEILGDQKGNYQRVSPNDHVNYGQSTNDVIPTAIRIGGLLALAKTLHPALDQAIASLEVKAVEFQDIVKSGRTHLQDAVPVRLGDNFGAWAQILSEHQNRIYTASGDLMVLGLGGSAAGTGLNTHPLYRGRVVEVLTELLNSPLEPAPHLMAAMQSMSPFVNVSGALRNLAQDLVKISHDLRLMDSGPKTGFKEIQLPPVQPGSSIMPGKYNPVMAEMTSMVCFQIMGYDNAIALAAQAGQLELNVMMPLIAYNLIHSIEILGNTINSLTKSCIQGITANRDRCLAYAEGSLALVTALNPHIGYLNAAAVAKESLETGKSLRQIVLEKGLMSETELATVLNLQQMSGVSPLRAE, encoded by the coding sequence ATGACTCAACCAACAGATTCCCAATTCCGCATCGAACGCGATTCGATGGGCGATCGCCAAATTCCTGGTAGCGCTTACTACGGTATTCAAACGCTGCGGGCAATAGAAAACTTCCCCATCAGCGGTATTAAGCCCTTGCCGACTTACGTAGATGCTTGTTTGTTGATAAAAAAAGCTACAGCAATCGTCAACGGCGAATTAGGCTGCATTCCCCAAGATATTAGCCAAGCAATTGTCAAAGCTGCTGAAGAAATCCTTGCTGGTAACTTCCGCGATCAGTTTGTCGTGGATGTCTATCAAGCAGGTGCTGGGACTTCTCACCACATGAATGTAAATGAGGTTTTAGCAAATCGCGCCTTAGAAATTCTTGGTGATCAAAAAGGCAATTACCAGCGTGTGAGTCCTAATGACCACGTTAATTATGGACAGTCTACCAATGATGTCATTCCCACGGCAATCCGGATTGGTGGCTTGTTGGCACTTGCTAAAACATTACATCCAGCATTAGATCAAGCGATCGCATCCTTGGAAGTCAAAGCCGTAGAATTTCAAGATATTGTGAAATCTGGTAGAACTCACTTACAAGATGCCGTACCTGTGCGTTTGGGTGACAATTTCGGCGCTTGGGCACAAATTTTATCAGAACACCAAAACCGCATTTACACCGCCTCTGGAGATTTAATGGTACTAGGTTTAGGCGGGAGTGCAGCTGGTACAGGGTTGAATACCCATCCTTTATATCGGGGACGAGTTGTAGAAGTTCTTACAGAATTACTCAATTCCCCCCTAGAACCAGCACCCCATTTGATGGCTGCAATGCAGAGTATGTCGCCATTTGTGAATGTTTCCGGCGCTTTACGCAACTTGGCGCAGGATTTAGTCAAAATATCCCATGATTTACGGCTGATGGATTCAGGGCCAAAAACGGGATTCAAAGAAATTCAACTACCGCCAGTACAACCCGGATCATCGATTATGCCAGGTAAGTATAATCCAGTGATGGCAGAGATGACATCAATGGTGTGCTTTCAGATCATGGGTTATGATAATGCGATCGCCCTAGCCGCCCAAGCCGGACAATTGGAACTCAATGTAATGATGCCCCTGATTGCTTATAATCTGATTCACAGCATCGAAATTTTGGGCAACACGATCAACTCCCTCACGAAAAGTTGCATTCAAGGCATCACTGCTAACCGCGATCGTTGTTTAGCATACGCTGAAGGTAGTTTAGCCTTAGTAACAGCCCTCAACCCTCATATCGGTTATCTCAATGCTGCGGCTGTCGCCAAAGAATCCCTAGAAACAGGTAAATCCTTACGACAGATCGTTCTCGAAAAAGGATTGATGAGTGAAACGGAATTAGCAACAGTATTAAATCTCCAACAGATGAGTGGTGTCTCACCCCTCAGGGCAGAATAG
- a CDS encoding DUF362 domain-containing protein: MQTQKPSVSLIRATSYEREALRESLETLLEPFGGMATFVNRGDRVLLKPNLLTGARPSKECTTRPELVYEVAQMVIDVGGKPFLGDSPAFGSAKGVAAANGYLPILAELNLPIIDFHGQRYETIGENFHHLRLSKEAMEADVVINLPKVKSHMQLTLTMGVKNLFGCVPGKMKAWWHLEAGKDANRFGEMLVETARAINPNLTILDGIIGHEGNGPSNGEPRLLGILAAASNVFALDRAMVEILNIPPDQVPTVAASQRLGVCPELTDIEFPQLEPDLLRIEDWQLPDKLVPIDFAMPRVIKSTFKHLYIRFIKEPMTAYHQGTGNS; this comes from the coding sequence ATGCAGACTCAAAAACCATCTGTCAGTCTAATTCGGGCTACTTCCTACGAAAGAGAAGCTTTACGGGAGTCGTTAGAAACCCTGCTAGAACCTTTTGGGGGAATGGCTACTTTTGTCAACAGAGGCGATCGTGTCTTACTCAAACCCAATCTACTCACAGGAGCGCGTCCTAGTAAAGAGTGTACTACCCGCCCCGAACTCGTTTATGAAGTTGCCCAGATGGTAATTGACGTTGGCGGTAAGCCATTTTTAGGAGATAGTCCCGCTTTTGGCAGTGCCAAAGGAGTCGCAGCGGCAAATGGCTATCTCCCAATTTTAGCAGAACTGAATCTGCCCATTATTGATTTTCATGGACAGCGTTACGAAACCATCGGCGAAAATTTCCACCACCTCCGCCTGTCTAAAGAAGCGATGGAAGCAGATGTAGTGATTAACCTGCCCAAAGTCAAATCTCACATGCAGCTAACATTAACAATGGGAGTTAAAAACCTCTTTGGTTGTGTTCCTGGCAAAATGAAAGCCTGGTGGCATTTAGAAGCCGGAAAGGACGCAAATCGATTCGGTGAAATGTTGGTAGAAACCGCCAGGGCAATTAACCCGAATTTAACTATTTTAGATGGCATTATCGGTCATGAAGGTAATGGGCCCAGTAATGGTGAACCTCGTTTATTAGGTATTTTGGCAGCAGCATCAAATGTATTCGCCCTAGATCGCGCAATGGTGGAAATCCTCAACATCCCACCAGATCAAGTACCTACCGTCGCAGCTTCTCAGAGATTAGGAGTTTGTCCAGAACTAACTGATATTGAGTTTCCTCAGCTAGAACCTGATTTATTACGCATTGAAGATTGGCAACTACCGGATAAATTAGTTCCTATTGATTTTGCCATGCCGCGTGTGATTAAATCAACTTTCAAACATCTCTACATCCGGTTTATCAAAGAACCAATGACTGCTTATCATCAGGGAACAGGTAACAGTTAA
- a CDS encoding inorganic diphosphatase: protein MDLSLIPAQPKPGLINVLIEISGGSKNKYEYDKDLQAFALDRVLYASVKYPYDYGFIPNTLADDGDPLDGIVIIDEPTFPGCIIAARPIGFLEMIDGGDRDEKILAVPDKDPRYAQVKSLKDIAPHRLDEIAEFFRSYKNLEKKVTEILGWQDVDKVKALVDQSVKAFHG from the coding sequence GTGGACTTATCCCTTATACCTGCTCAACCAAAACCCGGTTTAATCAACGTTCTCATTGAAATTTCCGGCGGAAGTAAAAATAAATACGAGTATGACAAGGATCTACAAGCTTTTGCCTTAGATCGGGTACTTTATGCTTCGGTAAAATACCCCTATGACTATGGGTTCATACCCAATACATTAGCTGATGATGGCGATCCACTCGATGGTATCGTTATCATTGATGAACCGACCTTTCCAGGTTGCATCATTGCCGCACGTCCAATTGGCTTCTTGGAGATGATTGACGGTGGCGATCGCGATGAAAAAATTCTCGCTGTTCCTGACAAAGATCCGCGTTACGCTCAAGTAAAATCCCTGAAAGACATAGCGCCTCACCGCTTGGATGAAATTGCTGAATTTTTCCGCAGTTATAAAAATTTGGAAAAAAAAGTAACTGAAATTCTCGGTTGGCAGGATGTTGACAAAGTCAAAGCTTTAGTAGACCAATCCGTTAAAGCCTTTCACGGTTAA
- the panD gene encoding aspartate 1-decarboxylase, translated as MQRTLLLAKIHNCTLTGANINYVGSISIDQILLEKSGILPYEQVQVVNSANGERFITYAIPAPVGSGVIELNGAAARLGIIGDRLIIMAYGQFTPEELKNYSPTVVIVDEKNRLLEVRHYDDLLSKV; from the coding sequence ATGCAGCGTACTCTCCTTTTGGCAAAAATTCATAACTGTACCCTCACGGGAGCAAATATTAACTACGTGGGTAGTATTAGCATCGATCAAATCCTTTTGGAAAAATCTGGCATCTTACCCTATGAACAGGTACAAGTAGTGAATAGTGCCAATGGTGAACGTTTTATTACTTATGCGATCCCTGCTCCAGTTGGTTCAGGAGTGATTGAGCTAAATGGGGCTGCGGCACGTCTAGGCATTATAGGCGATCGCTTGATTATAATGGCTTACGGGCAGTTCACTCCAGAAGAGTTAAAAAATTACTCTCCTACGGTTGTCATAGTAGACGAAAAAAACCGACTTTTGGAAGTGCGGCACTACGATGACCTGCTCAGTAAGGTTTAA
- a CDS encoding MBL fold metallo-hydrolase, which produces MSNFELSGSQNYLKEDQATLLSSPAEEFLVQFWGVRGLIPTPGSSTSRYGGNTACVAIHVAGKNLIFDGGTGLRILGKTWQQEQQPIEAHLFFTNSQSNRIQGFPFFAPAFVTQNCFHIYGSAASNSASIKQCLYDQMLQPHFPYPLQAMQSELHFHNLTPDNEVKLDDVTIITALINQAQRSVGYRVTWGTHSVAYITDLHKSLEQWERERILKIITGVDLLIANATYPPPTAHKHDSADLHWQTAADLASSAGAKNLVVTHHHPDDDDDFLDQVQVEVKSVLSKTLLAREGLVVSVMG; this is translated from the coding sequence ATGTCAAATTTTGAGCTGTCGGGTTCCCAAAACTATTTAAAGGAAGACCAAGCTACCCTGCTGAGTAGTCCTGCGGAAGAATTTCTAGTGCAATTTTGGGGTGTTAGGGGTTTGATTCCCACTCCTGGCAGTAGCACCAGCCGCTATGGTGGTAATACTGCTTGTGTCGCAATACATGTAGCCGGAAAAAACTTGATTTTTGATGGCGGTACTGGCTTACGCATACTCGGTAAAACTTGGCAACAAGAGCAACAGCCAATAGAAGCTCATTTATTTTTTACCAACTCCCAATCAAATCGCATTCAAGGATTTCCGTTTTTTGCTCCGGCGTTTGTTACACAGAATTGCTTCCATATATATGGTTCAGCAGCCTCGAATAGTGCCTCAATTAAACAGTGCCTTTATGACCAGATGCTTCAGCCACACTTTCCTTACCCTTTACAAGCGATGCAGTCAGAATTGCACTTCCACAATCTGACTCCAGATAATGAGGTGAAGTTGGATGATGTAACGATAATTACAGCATTGATCAATCAAGCTCAAAGATCCGTTGGCTATCGAGTTACTTGGGGAACACATAGCGTTGCCTACATCACAGATTTACATAAGAGTCTTGAGCAATGGGAGCGAGAACGAATTTTAAAAATTATTACGGGAGTCGATTTATTGATTGCTAATGCTACCTATCCTCCCCCAACCGCTCATAAGCATGATTCAGCTGATTTACACTGGCAAACTGCTGCTGATTTAGCGAGTAGTGCTGGGGCGAAAAATTTGGTTGTTACTCACCATCACCCAGATGATGATGATGATTTTCTCGATCAAGTGCAAGTCGAGGTTAAATCTGTGCTGTCAAAAACTTTACTTGCTCGTGAAGGTTTGGTCGTATCTGTTATGGGGTGA
- a CDS encoding Rpn family recombination-promoting nuclease/putative transposase: MNQPQTEFDTPWKDILQDYFAEFMLFFLPQAHEEIDWTRTPEFLDKELQQVVRDAELGRRLVDKLVKIYLKGGEETWLLIHIEIQSQEDSNFAQRMFVYNYRIYDRYKRSVASLAVLGDEQSNWRPNEFSYQLFDCEMHFKFPVVKLLDYQQQWLQLEASNNPFATVVMAHLQALETRTNAQERLQSKLALTKRLYSAGLERKDVINLYRFIDWMMTLPQELQQEFEETLSQYEEDRKMPYLSNIERRGLERGIEQGIEQGIEQGIAVGRLLGKIEMALELKFGDLGLNLMPEISQIRDTAQLTAIKTALKTVETLEQVRSVYQSTATE, translated from the coding sequence ATGAATCAACCCCAGACAGAATTCGATACACCTTGGAAAGATATACTGCAAGACTATTTTGCAGAATTTATGCTATTTTTCCTTCCTCAAGCACATGAGGAGATTGACTGGACTCGGACTCCTGAATTTCTGGATAAGGAGTTACAACAAGTTGTTAGAGATGCCGAACTGGGACGGCGCTTAGTTGATAAACTCGTGAAGATTTACCTGAAGGGGGGTGAAGAAACTTGGTTGTTGATTCATATCGAAATTCAAAGCCAGGAGGACAGCAACTTTGCCCAAAGAATGTTTGTATACAACTATCGCATCTATGACCGTTATAAGCGATCTGTAGCTTCTCTAGCCGTTTTGGGAGATGAGCAAAGCAACTGGCGTCCCAATGAATTTAGCTACCAACTATTTGATTGTGAAATGCATTTCAAGTTTCCGGTGGTAAAATTGCTAGACTATCAGCAGCAGTGGTTGCAGCTAGAAGCAAGCAACAACCCCTTTGCTACTGTGGTTATGGCTCATTTACAAGCCTTGGAAACTCGGACTAACGCCCAAGAGCGTCTTCAGTCGAAGTTAGCATTGACTAAACGGTTGTATTCTGCTGGTTTGGAGCGAAAGGATGTTATCAATCTCTATAGATTTATTGATTGGATGATGACCCTACCACAGGAACTGCAGCAGGAATTTGAAGAAACATTGAGTCAATATGAGGAGGATAGGAAGATGCCTTATCTTAGCAATATTGAGAGACGAGGACTTGAAAGAGGGATTGAGCAGGGGATTGAGCAGGGGATTGAGCAGGGGATTGCAGTAGGTCGCCTGTTAGGAAAAATTGAAATGGCTTTAGAGTTAAAGTTTGGCGACTTAGGACTAAACTTGATGCCAGAAATTTCCCAGATTAGAGATACTGCACAATTAACGGCTATTAAAACTGCACTAAAAACTGTAGAAACCTTGGAGCAAGTACGCAGTGTTTATCAGTCTACAGCAACAGAATAG
- a CDS encoding anthranilate phosphoribosyltransferase family protein has protein sequence MSNVFRELLQKVGSGTHTSENLTRTEAATATKMMLLGEATPAQIGAFLIAHRIRRPTGEELAGMLDAYDELGPKLQSIASGRPVIVLGIPYDGRIRTAPISPITALLLASVGQPVVMHGGDRLPTKYGLPLVEIWQGLGVDWTTLPLERTQQIFEQTGVGFVYPPKHFPLTTTLWEYRDQLGKRPPLATMELIWCPYAGDAHIIAGFVHPPTEGMFQVALGLRKVTKYTLVKGLEGSCDLPRDRTAIISLSSASPQQLERLHLVPREFGFTTKNVPLSTTQELLVDMQTVLGGKSGELMQTALWNGGFYLWRSGICLDMPEALAKAEELFTSGAVAAKLQELMQLV, from the coding sequence ATGAGCAACGTATTTAGAGAACTCCTGCAGAAGGTAGGGAGTGGAACCCACACTTCAGAAAATTTAACTCGCACGGAAGCAGCGACAGCTACCAAAATGATGTTGCTAGGTGAAGCAACACCAGCCCAAATCGGCGCATTTTTGATCGCCCATCGCATCAGGCGTCCCACTGGGGAAGAGTTAGCGGGAATGCTCGATGCTTACGATGAACTAGGTCCAAAACTACAATCTATCGCTTCTGGGCGACCAGTGATTGTGCTTGGCATACCCTATGATGGCAGAATTCGTACTGCGCCTATTAGCCCCATTACGGCTTTACTATTAGCCAGTGTAGGACAACCTGTAGTAATGCATGGAGGCGATCGCCTACCCACTAAATATGGACTACCCCTAGTAGAGATTTGGCAAGGGTTAGGAGTAGATTGGACTACCTTACCACTGGAGAGAACCCAGCAAATTTTTGAGCAAACAGGTGTTGGCTTTGTTTATCCACCTAAGCATTTTCCCTTAACTACCACTCTTTGGGAATACCGGGATCAACTCGGTAAACGTCCACCCTTGGCGACAATGGAGTTAATTTGGTGTCCTTATGCTGGGGATGCCCATATTATCGCTGGGTTTGTCCATCCGCCAACTGAAGGGATGTTTCAAGTAGCCTTGGGATTACGAAAAGTGACAAAATATACCTTAGTCAAAGGATTGGAAGGGAGTTGTGACTTACCACGCGATCGCACGGCAATTATCAGTTTATCTTCAGCATCACCCCAACAGCTAGAACGTTTGCATCTCGTACCCCGCGAATTCGGCTTTACCACCAAGAATGTCCCACTAAGCACCACTCAAGAACTGCTTGTCGATATGCAAACTGTATTAGGCGGTAAATCAGGAGAATTGATGCAAACAGCCTTATGGAATGGCGGATTTTATCTATGGCGTAGTGGTATTTGTCTAGATATGCCAGAGGCTTTAGCCAAAGCCGAAGAATTATTTACCAGCGGTGCAGTCGCAGCCAAACTGCAAGAGTTGATGCAGTTAGTCTAA
- a CDS encoding LysR family transcriptional regulator: protein MRLEQLQAFLAIAETGSFQQAARKCGVTQSTISRQIQALEADLGVEMFHRTTHAKLTLGGERLLPRVRKICQEWQNATEELADLMTGKQPELCIAAIHSLCASYLPPVLQKFCHDYPDVQLRVTSLGSDRALKVLKDGLVDLAIVMNNRFLTTSREMVVEVLYDEPIEVLSAANHPLAQYEYIPWSELIRYPQVVFKDGYGMQRLIQDRFERLEAKLQATLEVNTLDAFRGVVRQGELIALLPQSALVEARQDPTLAVRPLASNSVGALGDNSSLTRRVVMVTTQDRLQIPPIKYFWQLVRENIPPQTNQQRSAS from the coding sequence ATGAGGCTAGAGCAGTTGCAAGCCTTTCTGGCGATCGCGGAAACCGGCAGCTTTCAACAAGCGGCAAGGAAATGTGGTGTCACCCAATCGACGATCAGTCGCCAAATCCAAGCATTAGAGGCAGATTTGGGGGTAGAAATGTTTCATAGAACAACTCATGCCAAGCTAACACTAGGCGGTGAGAGGTTGCTACCTCGTGTCCGCAAAATTTGCCAAGAGTGGCAGAATGCGACAGAGGAATTAGCCGATTTAATGACAGGAAAGCAGCCAGAACTCTGTATTGCAGCTATTCATTCCCTATGTGCTTCTTACCTGCCACCAGTGTTGCAGAAATTTTGTCATGATTATCCAGACGTGCAATTGCGGGTGACATCCTTAGGAAGCGATCGCGCCCTCAAAGTCCTCAAGGATGGCTTAGTGGATCTAGCAATTGTGATGAATAATCGTTTTTTGACTACTAGCAGAGAAATGGTAGTAGAAGTCTTATATGATGAACCCATAGAAGTTTTGAGCGCTGCCAATCATCCCTTAGCCCAATATGAATATATCCCCTGGTCGGAACTAATTCGTTATCCGCAAGTAGTTTTTAAAGATGGTTATGGGATGCAACGCCTAATTCAAGATAGATTTGAGCGATTAGAAGCTAAACTCCAGGCAACTTTAGAAGTTAACACCCTAGATGCCTTTCGGGGAGTAGTGCGTCAAGGAGAACTCATAGCTTTGCTACCCCAATCAGCATTAGTAGAAGCGCGACAAGATCCCACCCTTGCGGTTCGTCCCCTAGCCAGCAATAGCGTTGGTGCTTTGGGCGACAATTCTAGTTTAACTCGTCGGGTAGTGATGGTAACTACCCAGGATCGTCTCCAAATTCCCCCCATCAAATACTTTTGGCAACTAGTCCGGGAAAATATCCCTCCACAAACTAACCAGCAGCGATCAGCTAGTTGA